From the Lolium rigidum isolate FL_2022 chromosome 2, APGP_CSIRO_Lrig_0.1, whole genome shotgun sequence genome, one window contains:
- the LOC124688683 gene encoding cytochrome P450 87A3-like, whose product MPWLALVVVVMAMAAAWLVHLVLTRYWPNPCNKAAQGARLPPGSRGFPLIGESLEFFAGSPSLELLPFFKRRQERYGPIFKTNLLGENLIVSLDPELNNLIFQQEEKLFQIWYPESLMRILGADCIIATLGSFHKHLRSLVLRLFGPENLRLVMLHDVQRIAHASLLSWLHQPSIELKQATSSMIFSVTAKRLISYDESSSSEGKLWMQFNAFLQGLLAFPLYIPGTAFYKCMQGRKNVMKILRKLLDERKKDAHRGSIDFLDLLIDDLKEKKHLMNENFALDLLFLLLFAGFETTSSGITAALRFLSDDPKALQELIEEHDNIQERRDDPDSEITWEEYKSMKFTSHVIHEALRLGNIAPVMFRKAIEDVHIKGYTIPKGSKIMINPSSAHLNPKIYNDPNAFNPWRWKDRAEPVGGASKEFMVFGGGLRLCVGADFAKMQIAIFLHCLVTKYRWKVIKEGTMVLSPGLQFPDGFHIQLLPKA is encoded by the exons ATGCCTTGGCTTGCTCTCGTGGTCGTGGTcatggccatggcggcggccTGGTTGGTCCATTTGGTACTGACCAGATACTGGCCGAACCCGTGCAACAAAGCAGCTCAAGGTGCAAGGCTGCCGCCGGGGTCGAGGGGCTTCCCCCTCATTGGTGAGTCGCTCGAGTTTTTCGCCGGGAGCCCGTCGCTCGAGCTGCTCCCTTTCTTCAAGCGACGCCAAGAGAG ATATGGTCCTATCTTCAAGACGAATTTGCTCGGTGAAAACCTGATCGTGTCCCTGGACCCAGAGCTGAACAACCTAATCTTCCAGCAAGAGGAGAAGTTGTTCCAGATCTGGTATCCAGAGTCGCTGATGAGAATATTAGGAGCCGACTGCATCATCGCCACACTCGGGTCCTTCCACAAGCACCTCCGGAGTCTGGTCCTCAGGCTATTCGGCCCTGAAAATCTCAGGTTGGTTATGCTTCATGATGTGCAGCGAATTGCCCATGCCAGTCTACTCTCCTGGCTTCATCAGCCCAGCATCGAACTCAAACAGGCTACCTCAAGT ATGATATTCAGCGTCACCGCAAAGAGGTTAATCAGCTACGATGAATCCTCAAGCTCAGAAGGGAAGTTGTGGATGCAATTCAACGCATTCCTTCAGGGACTACTAGCATTTCCACTTTACATTCCTGGGACAGCATTCTACAAATGTATGCAG GGAAGAAAGAATGTGATGAAGATTTTGAGGAAATTGCTCGATGAGAGGAAGAAGGATGCACATCGGGGGAGCATTGACTTTCTTGATCTCTTGATCGATGATTTGAAGGAGAAGAAGCATTTAATGAACGAGAATTTTGCCTTGGATTTGCTCTTCCTGCTGCTCTTTGCCGGTTTTGAGACAACTTCATCTGGGATAACTGCTGCGCTTAGGTTCCTATCCGATGATCCCAAGGCCCTGCAAGAACTCATA GAAGAGCACGATAACATCCAGGAAAGAAGGGATGATCCTGACTCTGAAATCACATGGGAAGAATACAAGTCCATGAAATTTACATCACAT GTTATACATGAAGCATTAAGGCTGGGCAACATCGCTCCGGTCATGTTTAGAAAAGCCATAGAGGATGTTCATATAAAAG GTTACACTATCCCAAAAGGATCAAAGATCATGATCAATCCTTCTAGTGCTCATTTAAATCCTAAAATTTACAATGATCCAAATGCATTCAATCCATGGAGGTGGAAG GATAGGGCTGAACCGGTTGGTGGTGCCTCCAAGGAATTCATGGTATTCGGCGGAGGGTTGCGGTTATGTGTTGGTGCTGACTTTGCTAAGATGCAAATAGCTATCTTTCTTCATTGCTTAGTTACTAAATACAG ATGGAAAGTGATTAAGGAAGGAACCATGGTGCTTTCCCCTGGACTACAATTCCCAGATGGGTTTCACATCCAACTTCTCCCAAAAGCTTGA
- the LOC124693362 gene encoding UDP-glucuronate 4-epimerase 1-like — MRALEDDLFPSTPGKVKIERAGGAMNRQLHRCFASTSTMFLWALFLVAMTASYLSFQSFVDTSSKYFQASWGGLHWERQIRASAAPRRPPGSSPHAGLSVLVTGAAGFVGAHCSLALRKRGDGVVGIDNFNAYYDPSLKKARKALLASHGVYVVDGDINDARLLAKLFDVVPFTHVLHLAAQAGVRYAMENPSSYVHSNVAGLVTLLEACKSADPQPALVWASSSSVYGLNDAVPFSESHRTDKPASLYAATKKAGEEITHSYNHIYGLSVTGLRFFTVYGPWGRPDMAYFSFTRNILQGKPITVYRGKDHVDLARDFTYIDDIVKGCLGSLDTAGRSTGTGGKKRGPAPYRIFNLGNTSPVTVPTLVAILEKHLRVKAKKHVVEMPGNGDVPFTHANISLARHHLGYKPTTNLDAGLKKFVKWYLSYYGYTRGSSKNL; from the coding sequence ATGCGGGCGCTGGAGGACGACCTCTTCCCCTCCACCCCGGGCAAGGTGAAGATCGAGCGGGCCGGCGGCGCCATGAACCGGCAGCTGCACCGCTGCTTCGCGTCCACCAGCACCATGTTCCTCTGGGCGCTCTTCCTCGTCGCCATGACCGCCTCCTACCTCAGCTTCCAGTCCTTCGTCGACACCTCCTCCAAGTACTTCCAGGCCTCCTGGGGCGGCCTGCACTGGGAGCGCCAGATCCGGGCCTCCGCGGCCCCCCGCCGCCCGCCGGGCTCCTCCCCCCACGCCGGCCTCTCCGTCCTCGTCACCGGCGCCGCCGGCTTCGTCGGGGCCCACTGCTCCCTCGCACTCCGCAAGCGCGGCGACGGCGTGGTCGGCATCGACAACTTCAACGCCTACTACGACCCGTCCCTCAAGAAGGCCCGCAAGGCGCTCCTCGCCTCCCACGGCGTCTACGTCGTCGACGGCGACATCAACGACGCGCGCCTCCTCGCCAAGCTCTTCGACGTGGTCCCCTTCACCCACGTCCTCCACCTCGCGGCCCAAGCGGGCGTCCGCTACGCCATGGAGAACCCGTCCTCCTACGTGCACTCCAACGTGGCCGGCCTGGTCACCCTGCTCGAGGCCTGCAAGAGCGCCGACCCGCAGCCGGCGCTCGTctgggcgtcctcctcctccgtctaCGGCCTCAACGACGCCGTCCCCTTCTCCGAGTCGCACCGCACCGACAAACCCGCCTCGCTCTACGCCGCCACGAAGAAGGCCGGCGAGGAGATCACGCACTCGTACAACCACATCTACGGCCTCTCCGTCACCGGCCTCCGCTTCTTCACCGTCTACGGGCCCTGGGGCCGCCCCGACATGGCATACTTCTCATTCACCCGCAACATCCTGCAGGGGAAGCCCATCACCGTCTACCGCGGCAAGGACCACGTCGACCTCGCCCGCGACTTCacctacatcgacgacatcgtcaaGGGCTGCCTCGGCTCGCTCGACACCGCCGGCAGGAGCACCGGCACCGGCGGGAAGAAGCGCGGCCCGGCCCCGTACCGGATCTTCAACCTCGGCAACACGTCGCCGGTCACGGTGCCCACCCTCGTCGCCATCCTCGAGAAGCACCTCCGCGTCAAGGCCAAGAAGCACGTGGTTGAGATGCCGGGGAACGGCGACGTGCCGTTCACCCACGCCAACATCTCGCTCGCCAGGCACCACCTCGGCTACAAGCCCACCACCAACCTCGACGCCGGCCTCAAGAAGTTCGTCAAGTGGTACCTATCGTACTACGGGTACACCAGGGGATCATCCAAGAACTTGTGa